TATAGAAGTGAAGAGTGTGGTCACCCAGGGTCCTCTTGGTAAAAAAGCTTGAGGTTGGGCTCAAGCCTCTCATCTAGAGTCCGCACTTCCCAGTGCCTGCTAGCACCCACTTCTCTTCTTGCTCCCAGTTTTCAGTAAGCTTACAGACTGAGGAGCGTGTACAGCCCGAGTACCAGAGGCGCCGCAGGACGGGGGGTGTCCCCTCCGTGTCTCATGTGACTCATGCCCGGCACCAGGAGTCCTGCCTGCATACAACCAGAAccagcttctctctccccatccctctcagCTCCACCCCAGGCTTCTGCACAGCCATTGGTGAGATCCTGACCATTATCGGATGGGGGAAGAGAGTAAAATGCCCTATTTCTCTAGAGTGTAATGGGTCCTGATTCTTAACAAATTCCTGGCCATACCCATACCCAGCCTTTGACCCTTAACACTTTTTCTGATTTCAGCCTATTTCCTAGATGCACTGACACTTAAACTTTTAAGAGCTTTGTGGGtgttcttccttcccctgcccactGTGACCCTGTGGCACATTGATCTCTGATGCTCTAGCATGTTTACGTCAAGCTTCCAAGTCCTGACTGTCCCATGCTGTGGTTATTAGGTGCTTGACCTTGCTGTCCTGATTGTCACATTTCTGGTTAACAGATTTCTTTAGAGAAACCCTTGATCCTAGCCCTGtggcttttcctcctcttcccgaATACTGCCTTTTTTCTCATTCAGGAACCACATCCTACACTCGTTTTTACTCCTGGCTTCTAATGCCTctgcctttatcttttttttccacagtgtCCCTGAAGTGGCGATTGCATTTTGAATTTGTAACATCACGAGAACCAGGTTTGGTGCTCCTACCTCCTTTGGAACAGCCTGAGCCTGTCACCTGGACAGGGCCTGAGCAGGTGCCCGTGGACACCTTCAGCTGGGACCTCCCCATCAAGGTGCTGCCCACAAGCCCTACCCTGGCCTCATAtgcagccccaggccccagcaccAGCACCATAACCATCTGAAAATGGATCACCGTGACACTATCTTTCTTCAGGATACTGAGAACTCAGCACCTGGACTCTAGTAGGACCCATTTTTCCCACGTGGGGTCCAATGGCACGGACACAAGAGGCAGGCTTTCAGCTGtagcattaatttatttattcagaataaaTTGGCAGCTGCTAGTGGTTTCCCTGGAAGTGGCAGCAGCAGTGGGCAGTCGGCAGAAGGGTGATCAGTTGAGTTTAGCTGGAGTGGGGAGCAGGAGCCCCAGGAGCAGGGGTGTTAGCTGAGCCCCATTCTGGGTCGGGCCCTCCTCCTTTGCAGGGCAGCCGAGGGTCAGATTTTTGCACCAGGGAGAATTGGCAGGTTCCTGCCTCCTGACGTACCTCACAGCCTGCAGGGAAGTCGATGGGATGCTGGGACCTGGGGAACCAAATGATCGGAAAGGATTCAGCACAGTGAAGGGCCACCTTTGTCACTGCCCCACACTTCTCTCTGCCAGCATTCCTCTCATATCTTTCCCATATCTTTAGTGCCCTCTTGGTCCCCCAGCCAAGCTCTCACCTACCATATATGGATTTTTTCGTTTCACAGCAGAAATACTTCCCCTCCAGACCCACCCCTACATCCCTCACTTTGTAGCCTGCAgccttatctctcaaattcttgtTGGTAACTTCAGGTTCAGCCTGCCTCGTACCTCTGTTCTGTTCATTCTCACATCACAGCAATCTGGTTACACCCTGGCCAGCCCTTAGTCACTCATGTCAGAGCCATTCTCTCTGGCTGTCTTTGGTCACTCACGTGTCACAGCAGCCCACACCGACAGGATGCAGACAGGTACAATGGAAACAGTCCTTGCGGAGCCAAGACTCACCCAGGGTAAAATATTTCCCTTCATAGTGGCAGGGGGCTAGGGAAGAACAGGAAATGTT
This DNA window, taken from Lutra lutra chromosome 13, mLutLut1.2, whole genome shotgun sequence, encodes the following:
- the MSMP gene encoding prostate-associated microseminoprotein, whose product is MTLRMLWAGQAKGVLGSRGIICLVISLLLQQPGVHSKCYFQAQAPCHYEGKYFTLGESWLRKDCFHCTCLHPVGVGCCDTSQHPIDFPAGCEVRQEAGTCQFSLVQKSDPRLPCKGGGPDPEWGSANTPAPGAPAPHSS